The Brachyhypopomus gauderio isolate BG-103 unplaced genomic scaffold, BGAUD_0.2 sc71, whole genome shotgun sequence genome has a segment encoding these proteins:
- the tctn2 gene encoding tectonic-2 isoform X1: protein MLKRASAICSRLVSQALFAVLFLNEDATCGVVFQPSFLVASGPSASAFLVGNVSDVSLTISDVSPSNTNTTGGLPPPSCSPPTSVQWTLSQEHLGRTGLLVRISLNRSLQLCANETDCCVRPLCVRQTVRVSACRGNNLLALLTVQAEIYALLPPAGHVSGNKTVIPNQVFQPLGHCPCDLLPGDCDIRCCCDQDCTSELLWLFAGQCLPGPFGGRVTSAPDYGCSAQSAENAPDWFPFLCVTSPSENNPFLGLFYQGKTVSPEPAPSFQTTQIISRVPPTSYRQGEPIFMADGQFLTVPQTSVLGQCVEAPLAFLQDFEAVCVRVLRQCPVPAAELGVTVRDGRGGQVIVSVVDEVITDLSSFLSNPAKLEPAEWAQAAEGRLCVGVVLALSYTLYWRDRGLSAITVTRFTGNVTLNPEVSLTTRYSAVFVNGNASVQPNSGNPGYQVGRPVIGGLLDSATGDIKRAPISLWRAVGDGWCSSAGLTPVLYGWNSTSGCLLPVSLRNLTECRQLRETVRATLAALVPATLVSRTGKPDISTLANWTRVTVLVQNSSRPAGVASGVCSGVPTHLHIHVRSVVMGTVQGVQNVIEQVELSFKETTWSMQCDSANSNPCVTPDLTQSFSVTSSVTFTEAPRSPEAPKTRFRINFTEFDCDRNDVCWPELVFPLTAYYTGEPHPHALAKGLILVFFFIAASVLGTPWRRIRQAWRSS, encoded by the exons TTTTTCAACCATCATTCCTTGTTGCCTCTGGCCCGAGTGCATCTGCCTTTTTGGTGGGGAACGTGTCAGATGTCTCACTGACCATCAGTGATGTCTctccctccaacaccaacaccacgg GAGGTCTGCCTCCACCCTCATGTTCTCCACCCACCTCTGTTCAGTGGACTCTGTCTCAAGAACATCTGGGAAGG ACTGGCCTCCTGGTGCGTATCAGTCTCAACCGGAGCCTGCAGCTGTGTGCTAATGAGACGGATTGCTGTGTTCGGCCGCTGTGCGTCAGGCAGACTGTGCGGGTGTCTGCATGTCGTGGCAACAATCTACTAGCTCTTCTCACTGTGCAGGCTGAAATCTATgctctgctgccccctgctggccatgTGTCAG GAAATAAGACAGTGATCCCTAACCAGGTGTTCCAGCCCCTGGGACACTGTCCATGTGACCTGTTGCCAGGAGACTGTGACATACGTTGCTGCTGTGATCAG GACTGTACTTCAGAGCTTCTGTGGCTTTTTGCTGGTCAGTGTCTTCCTGGCCCATTTGGGGGGCGTGTCACTTCCGCTCCAGACTATGGCTGCTCCGCCCAATCTGCTGAAAATGCTCCTGATTGGTTCCCTTTCCTCTGTGTGACCTCCCCTTCTGAAAACAATCCTTTCCTAGGACTCTTTTATCAGGGGAAGACAGT GTCCCCAGAGCCTGCTCCTTCTTTCCAGACTACACAGATAATATCTCGTGTACCTCCCACAAGCTACCGCCAGGGGGAGCCCATCTTCATGGCAGATGGCCAGTTCCTCACCGTCCCACAG ACGTCAGTGTTGGGCCAGTGTGTGGAGGCCCCGCTGGCCTTCCTGCAGGACTTCGAGGCCGTATGTGTGAGGGTCCTGCGGCAGTGTCCAGTACCGGCAGCTGAGCTGGGGGTGACCGTCAGAGACGGACGGGGAG GACAAGTCATAGTCAGTGTTGTAGATGAAGTGATCACAGACCTCAGCTCGTTCCTGTCGAATCCTGCAAAGCTTGAACCTG CAGAGTGGGCGCAGGCCGCGGAGGGGCGCctgtgtgtgggcgtggtccTGGCCTTGAGCTACACCCTGTACTGGAGGGACAGAGGCCTGTCTGCCATCACCGTGACCCGCTTCACCGGGAACGTCACGCTCAACCCTGAAG tgtctctGACCACCCGATACTCTGCAGTGTTTGTGAACGGAAACGCATCCGTCCAGCCCAACTCTGGCAACCCAG GCTATCAGGTGGGAAGACCTGTGATTGGTGGATTATTGGACTCTGCAACTGGAGACATAAAAAGAGCTCCGATCAGCCTCTGGCGAGCAG TGGGAGACGGGTGGTGTTCGTCTGCTGGCCTGACACCAGTTCTCTACGGGTGGAACTCCACGTCAGGCTGTCTGCTGCCAGTCAGCCTGCGCAACCTCACAGAGTGCAGGCAGCTCAG AGAGACGGTCCGGGCCACGCTGGCTGCACTGGTACCTGCTACTCTGGTGTCCAGGACAGGAAAGCCAGACATCTCCACGCTGGCCAACTGGACTCGTGTTACCG TTTTAGTGCAGAACTCCAGTCGTCCAGCAGGGGTCGCCAGTGGCGTCTGTTCTGGAGTTCCAACTCACCTGCACATTCACGTCAGGAGTGTTGTCATGGGAACGGTGCAGGGTGTTCAGAACGTGATCGAGCAGGTGGAGTTAAG TTTTAAAGAGACGACTTGGAGTATGCAGTGTGATTCAGCTAACAGCAACCCCTGtgtgacccctgacctcacGCAGTCTTTCTCTGTGACCTCTTCTGTGACCTTTACTGAGGCGCCCAGAAGCCCAGAAGCCCCTAAGACCAG GTTCCGCATTAACTTCACTGAGTTTGACTGTGACAGGAACGACGTGTGCTGGCCTGAGCTGGTGTTCCCTCTGACGGCCTACTACACAG
- the tctn2 gene encoding tectonic-2 isoform X3 — translation MLKRASAICSRLVSQALFAVLFLNEDATCGVVFQPSFLVASGPSASAFLVGNVSDVSLTISDVSPSNTNTTGGLPPPSCSPPTSVQWTLSQEHLGRTGLLVRISLNRSLQLCANETDCCVRPLCVRQTVRVSACRGNNLLALLTVQAEIYALLPPAGHVSGNKTVIPNQVFQPLGHCPCDLLPGDCDIRCCCDQDCTSELLWLFAGQCLPGPFGGRVTSAPDYGCSAQSAENAPDWFPFLCVTSPSENNPFLGLFYQGKTVSPEPAPSFQTTQIISRVPPTSYRQGEPIFMADGQFLTVPQTSVLGQCVEAPLAFLQDFEAVCVRVLRQCPVPAAELGVTVRDGRGGQVIVSVVDEVITDLSSFLSNPAKLEPAEWAQAAEGRLCVGVVLALSYTLYWRDRGLSAITVTRFTGNVTLNPEVSLTTRYSAVFVNGNASVQPNSGNPGYQVGRPVIGGLLDSATGDIKRAPISLWRAVGDGWCSSAGLTPVLYGWNSTSGCLLPVSLRNLTECRQLRETVRATLAALVPATLVSRTGKPDISTLANWTRVTVLVQNSSRPAGVASGVCSGVPTHLHIHVRSVVMGTVQGVQNVIEQVELR, via the exons TTTTTCAACCATCATTCCTTGTTGCCTCTGGCCCGAGTGCATCTGCCTTTTTGGTGGGGAACGTGTCAGATGTCTCACTGACCATCAGTGATGTCTctccctccaacaccaacaccacgg GAGGTCTGCCTCCACCCTCATGTTCTCCACCCACCTCTGTTCAGTGGACTCTGTCTCAAGAACATCTGGGAAGG ACTGGCCTCCTGGTGCGTATCAGTCTCAACCGGAGCCTGCAGCTGTGTGCTAATGAGACGGATTGCTGTGTTCGGCCGCTGTGCGTCAGGCAGACTGTGCGGGTGTCTGCATGTCGTGGCAACAATCTACTAGCTCTTCTCACTGTGCAGGCTGAAATCTATgctctgctgccccctgctggccatgTGTCAG GAAATAAGACAGTGATCCCTAACCAGGTGTTCCAGCCCCTGGGACACTGTCCATGTGACCTGTTGCCAGGAGACTGTGACATACGTTGCTGCTGTGATCAG GACTGTACTTCAGAGCTTCTGTGGCTTTTTGCTGGTCAGTGTCTTCCTGGCCCATTTGGGGGGCGTGTCACTTCCGCTCCAGACTATGGCTGCTCCGCCCAATCTGCTGAAAATGCTCCTGATTGGTTCCCTTTCCTCTGTGTGACCTCCCCTTCTGAAAACAATCCTTTCCTAGGACTCTTTTATCAGGGGAAGACAGT GTCCCCAGAGCCTGCTCCTTCTTTCCAGACTACACAGATAATATCTCGTGTACCTCCCACAAGCTACCGCCAGGGGGAGCCCATCTTCATGGCAGATGGCCAGTTCCTCACCGTCCCACAG ACGTCAGTGTTGGGCCAGTGTGTGGAGGCCCCGCTGGCCTTCCTGCAGGACTTCGAGGCCGTATGTGTGAGGGTCCTGCGGCAGTGTCCAGTACCGGCAGCTGAGCTGGGGGTGACCGTCAGAGACGGACGGGGAG GACAAGTCATAGTCAGTGTTGTAGATGAAGTGATCACAGACCTCAGCTCGTTCCTGTCGAATCCTGCAAAGCTTGAACCTG CAGAGTGGGCGCAGGCCGCGGAGGGGCGCctgtgtgtgggcgtggtccTGGCCTTGAGCTACACCCTGTACTGGAGGGACAGAGGCCTGTCTGCCATCACCGTGACCCGCTTCACCGGGAACGTCACGCTCAACCCTGAAG tgtctctGACCACCCGATACTCTGCAGTGTTTGTGAACGGAAACGCATCCGTCCAGCCCAACTCTGGCAACCCAG GCTATCAGGTGGGAAGACCTGTGATTGGTGGATTATTGGACTCTGCAACTGGAGACATAAAAAGAGCTCCGATCAGCCTCTGGCGAGCAG TGGGAGACGGGTGGTGTTCGTCTGCTGGCCTGACACCAGTTCTCTACGGGTGGAACTCCACGTCAGGCTGTCTGCTGCCAGTCAGCCTGCGCAACCTCACAGAGTGCAGGCAGCTCAG AGAGACGGTCCGGGCCACGCTGGCTGCACTGGTACCTGCTACTCTGGTGTCCAGGACAGGAAAGCCAGACATCTCCACGCTGGCCAACTGGACTCGTGTTACCG TTTTAGTGCAGAACTCCAGTCGTCCAGCAGGGGTCGCCAGTGGCGTCTGTTCTGGAGTTCCAACTCACCTGCACATTCACGTCAGGAGTGTTGTCATGGGAACGGTGCAGGGTGTTCAGAACGTGATCGAGCAGGTGGAGTTAAGGTAG
- the tctn2 gene encoding tectonic-2 isoform X2, which translates to MLKRASAICSRLVSQALFAVLFLNEDATCGVVFQPSFLVASGPSASAFLVGNVSDVSLTISDVSPSNTNTTGGLPPPSCSPPTSVQWTLSQEHLGRTGLLVRISLNRSLQLCANETDCCVRPLCVRQTVRVSACRGNNLLALLTVQAEIYALLPPAGHVSGNKTVIPNQVFQPLGHCPCDLLPGDCDIRCCCDQDCTSELLWLFAGQCLPGPFGGRVTSAPDYGCSAQSAENAPDWFPFLCVTSPSENNPFLGLFYQGKTVSPEPAPSFQTTQIISRVPPTSYRQGEPIFMADGQFLTVPQTSVLGQCVEAPLAFLQDFEAVCVRVLRQCPVPAAELGVTVRDGRGGQVIVSVVDEVITDLSSFLSNPAKLEPEWAQAAEGRLCVGVVLALSYTLYWRDRGLSAITVTRFTGNVTLNPEVSLTTRYSAVFVNGNASVQPNSGNPGYQVGRPVIGGLLDSATGDIKRAPISLWRAVGDGWCSSAGLTPVLYGWNSTSGCLLPVSLRNLTECRQLRETVRATLAALVPATLVSRTGKPDISTLANWTRVTVLVQNSSRPAGVASGVCSGVPTHLHIHVRSVVMGTVQGVQNVIEQVELSFKETTWSMQCDSANSNPCVTPDLTQSFSVTSSVTFTEAPRSPEAPKTRFRINFTEFDCDRNDVCWPELVFPLTAYYTGEPHPHALAKGLILVFFFIAASVLGTPWRRIRQAWRSS; encoded by the exons TTTTTCAACCATCATTCCTTGTTGCCTCTGGCCCGAGTGCATCTGCCTTTTTGGTGGGGAACGTGTCAGATGTCTCACTGACCATCAGTGATGTCTctccctccaacaccaacaccacgg GAGGTCTGCCTCCACCCTCATGTTCTCCACCCACCTCTGTTCAGTGGACTCTGTCTCAAGAACATCTGGGAAGG ACTGGCCTCCTGGTGCGTATCAGTCTCAACCGGAGCCTGCAGCTGTGTGCTAATGAGACGGATTGCTGTGTTCGGCCGCTGTGCGTCAGGCAGACTGTGCGGGTGTCTGCATGTCGTGGCAACAATCTACTAGCTCTTCTCACTGTGCAGGCTGAAATCTATgctctgctgccccctgctggccatgTGTCAG GAAATAAGACAGTGATCCCTAACCAGGTGTTCCAGCCCCTGGGACACTGTCCATGTGACCTGTTGCCAGGAGACTGTGACATACGTTGCTGCTGTGATCAG GACTGTACTTCAGAGCTTCTGTGGCTTTTTGCTGGTCAGTGTCTTCCTGGCCCATTTGGGGGGCGTGTCACTTCCGCTCCAGACTATGGCTGCTCCGCCCAATCTGCTGAAAATGCTCCTGATTGGTTCCCTTTCCTCTGTGTGACCTCCCCTTCTGAAAACAATCCTTTCCTAGGACTCTTTTATCAGGGGAAGACAGT GTCCCCAGAGCCTGCTCCTTCTTTCCAGACTACACAGATAATATCTCGTGTACCTCCCACAAGCTACCGCCAGGGGGAGCCCATCTTCATGGCAGATGGCCAGTTCCTCACCGTCCCACAG ACGTCAGTGTTGGGCCAGTGTGTGGAGGCCCCGCTGGCCTTCCTGCAGGACTTCGAGGCCGTATGTGTGAGGGTCCTGCGGCAGTGTCCAGTACCGGCAGCTGAGCTGGGGGTGACCGTCAGAGACGGACGGGGAG GACAAGTCATAGTCAGTGTTGTAGATGAAGTGATCACAGACCTCAGCTCGTTCCTGTCGAATCCTGCAAAGCTTGAACCTG AGTGGGCGCAGGCCGCGGAGGGGCGCctgtgtgtgggcgtggtccTGGCCTTGAGCTACACCCTGTACTGGAGGGACAGAGGCCTGTCTGCCATCACCGTGACCCGCTTCACCGGGAACGTCACGCTCAACCCTGAAG tgtctctGACCACCCGATACTCTGCAGTGTTTGTGAACGGAAACGCATCCGTCCAGCCCAACTCTGGCAACCCAG GCTATCAGGTGGGAAGACCTGTGATTGGTGGATTATTGGACTCTGCAACTGGAGACATAAAAAGAGCTCCGATCAGCCTCTGGCGAGCAG TGGGAGACGGGTGGTGTTCGTCTGCTGGCCTGACACCAGTTCTCTACGGGTGGAACTCCACGTCAGGCTGTCTGCTGCCAGTCAGCCTGCGCAACCTCACAGAGTGCAGGCAGCTCAG AGAGACGGTCCGGGCCACGCTGGCTGCACTGGTACCTGCTACTCTGGTGTCCAGGACAGGAAAGCCAGACATCTCCACGCTGGCCAACTGGACTCGTGTTACCG TTTTAGTGCAGAACTCCAGTCGTCCAGCAGGGGTCGCCAGTGGCGTCTGTTCTGGAGTTCCAACTCACCTGCACATTCACGTCAGGAGTGTTGTCATGGGAACGGTGCAGGGTGTTCAGAACGTGATCGAGCAGGTGGAGTTAAG TTTTAAAGAGACGACTTGGAGTATGCAGTGTGATTCAGCTAACAGCAACCCCTGtgtgacccctgacctcacGCAGTCTTTCTCTGTGACCTCTTCTGTGACCTTTACTGAGGCGCCCAGAAGCCCAGAAGCCCCTAAGACCAG GTTCCGCATTAACTTCACTGAGTTTGACTGTGACAGGAACGACGTGTGCTGGCCTGAGCTGGTGTTCCCTCTGACGGCCTACTACACAG